A window of the Hordeum vulgare subsp. vulgare chromosome 5H, MorexV3_pseudomolecules_assembly, whole genome shotgun sequence genome harbors these coding sequences:
- the LOC123398265 gene encoding leucine-rich repeat extensin-like protein 6, whose translation MSPLSKPRSATRALKHIILLSLLLPCLPQPLPSSSPSPSPTPAQPSLPLSPFNERLDAAYIAFQAWKHAITEDPKNLTADWCGPFVCNYTGVFCAAAPDDPCILTVAGVDLNHGRIAGVLTDHLGFLADLAVLHLNSNRFHGTLPTSMQHMRLLYELDVSNNLLSGAFPSFLTSLPSLKYLDLRFNDFDGELPDAVFGRQLSLDALFANDNRFNVSLASGSLTNSTASVIVLANTKLAGCLPPSIGDMADTLVELILLNTSISSCIPPEIGKLKKLKVLDLSHNEFAGELPESIGDMESLEVINVGYNMLTGAVPETICLLPNLKNLTVVGNYFCEEPVSCLHVPRRDDRMNCIPDWPHQRSHEQCIAFEHRPPVHCGADGCILPPP comes from the coding sequence ccttcctcttctccttccccCTCCCCGACGCCGGCGCAGCCGTCCCTGCCGCTCTCGCCGTTCAACGAGCGCCTCGACGCGGCCTACATCGCCTTCCAGGCGTGGAAGCACGCCATCACCGAGGACCCCAAGAACCTGACCGCTGACTGGTGCGGCCCCTTCGTGTGCAACTACACCGGCGTGTTCTGTGCCGCCGCGCCGGACGACCCGTGCATCCTCACCGTCGCGGGCGTCGACCTCAACCACGGCCGCATCGCCGGCGTCCTCACCGACCACCTCGGCTTCCTCGCCGACCTCGCGGTCCTCCACCTCAACTCCAACCGGTTCCACGGCACGCTGCCGACGTCCATGCAGCACATGCGTCTCCTCTACGAGCTCGACGTCAGCAACAACCTCCTCTCCGGCGCGTTCCCGTCGTTCCTCACCTCCCTGCCGTCGCTCAAGTATCTCGACCTCCGGTTCAACGACTTCGACGGCGAGCTCCCGGACGCCGTGTTCGGCCGGCAGCTCAGCCTGGACGCGCTGTTCGCCAACGACAACCGCTTCAACGTGTCGCTGGCGTCGGGGAGCCTGACCAACTCCACGGCGTCGGTCATCGTGCTCGCCAACACCAAGCTGGCCGGCTGCCTGCCCCCGAGCATCGGCGACATGGCCGACACGCTGGTGGAGCTCATCCTGCTCAACACCAGCATCAGCTCCTGCATCCCGCCGGAGATCGGCAAGCTGAAGAAGCTCAAGGTGCTCGACCTCAGCCACAACGAGTTCGCGGGGGAGCTGCCGGAGAGCATCGGCGACATGGAGAGCCTGGAGGTGATCAACGTGGGGTACAACATGCTGACCGGCGCGGTGCCGGAGACCATCTGCTTGCTGCCGAACCTGAAGAACCTGACAGTCGTGGGCAACTACTTCTGCGAGGAGCCGGTGTCCTGCCTCCACGTCCCCCGCCGCGACGACCGGATGAACTGCATCCCCGACTGGCCGCACCAGCGCTCGCACGAGCAGTGCATCGCCTTCGAGCACCGCCCGCCGGTGCACTGCGGCGCCGACGGCTGCATCCTTCCGCCGCCGTGA